One Maribacter cobaltidurans genomic window carries:
- the bshA gene encoding N-acetyl-alpha-D-glucosaminyl L-malate synthase BshA — MKIAIVCYPTFGGSGVVATELGISLANRGHEVHFVTYRQPVRLELLNNNIYFHEVHVPEYPLFHYQPYELALSSKLVDTIKLYNIDLLHVHYAIPHAYAGYMAKKMLEEEGIYVPMVTTLHGTDITLVGKHPFYKPAVTFSINQSDVVTSVSESLKQGTLDTFDIQKEIVVIPNFIDKNKYKTSFKDCQRSTMAKDGERIVTHISNFRKVKRIPDVIKVFYKIQEQLPSKLIMVGEGPEKEGAERLCEELGIGNRVIFLGNSNEIDKILCFSDLFLLPSQTESFGLAALEAMINKVPVISSNTGGIPEVNIQGVTGFLSDIGNIDEMASNAIHILKDDETLEKFKRSAVEEAEKFDILKVLPLYEDVYERAYKSRLKNV, encoded by the coding sequence ATGAAAATTGCAATAGTATGTTATCCCACCTTTGGGGGTAGTGGAGTTGTCGCTACAGAATTAGGAATTTCATTGGCCAATAGGGGACATGAGGTACATTTTGTTACATACAGACAACCTGTGCGGCTGGAACTTTTGAACAATAATATTTACTTTCATGAAGTTCACGTGCCGGAATACCCATTGTTTCATTACCAACCCTATGAATTGGCACTTTCAAGCAAGTTGGTAGACACTATTAAGTTGTACAACATCGACTTATTGCATGTTCATTATGCAATTCCGCATGCATACGCAGGTTACATGGCCAAGAAAATGCTAGAAGAAGAAGGAATTTATGTTCCTATGGTGACTACGCTTCACGGTACCGATATTACCTTGGTTGGAAAACATCCATTTTATAAGCCGGCCGTAACTTTTAGTATCAACCAATCGGACGTGGTTACCTCTGTTTCCGAGAGCCTAAAACAGGGAACTTTGGATACATTTGATATTCAAAAGGAAATTGTGGTAATCCCAAATTTTATAGACAAGAATAAATACAAAACGTCCTTTAAGGATTGCCAAAGATCCACTATGGCCAAGGATGGTGAACGTATCGTTACACATATTAGTAATTTCAGAAAGGTAAAGCGGATACCAGACGTCATTAAGGTATTCTATAAGATACAGGAACAGCTTCCATCTAAGCTAATCATGGTAGGTGAAGGACCTGAAAAGGAAGGGGCTGAGCGGCTGTGCGAAGAGTTGGGTATAGGGAACAGGGTTATCTTTTTGGGAAACAGTAATGAAATAGATAAGATACTTTGCTTCTCAGATCTATTTCTTTTACCCTCTCAGACAGAGAGTTTTGGTCTGGCGGCTTTGGAGGCAATGATCAATAAGGTTCCCGTAATTTCTAGTAATACCGGGGGAATTCCAGAGGTCAATATCCAAGGTGTGACCGGATTCTTAAGCGATATTGGTAATATTGATGAAATGGCCTCAAACGCAATCCATATATTAAAAGATGACGAAACCTTGGAAAAGTTTAAAAGAAGTGCTGTTGAGGAAGCGGAAAAGTTCGATATTCTAAAGGTGCTGCCACTATATGAGGATGTCTATGAAAGAGCGTATAAAAGCCGACTAAAAAATGTCTAG
- a CDS encoding OmpA family protein, with translation MRTRLLISLSMIFAMGNFAMAQEDLQITSKDSIVESSWIVGIGFNAVDDSGNVFDGLFNISDEWNILPYPSRVSLGRYFKSGLGLEAIGSINKYKEGKIIDARVNLEESNYYALDARVTYDLNKIIGETAWFDPYVGVGAGYTEANNLGRGTYNAIVGFRTWFSDKWGLDFNSSGKWAMSQSDGATNHIQHAVGVVYQFGIEKGLSKRGEEKMELLAAIEKEKQRQADSIAEVNRQKEEALLAERLKKEKEAAELATAEKAAKDQREADLKNIQKQIEGLGKVYFKLNSSYLTSRDKELLDSLTEILMNHDSVVLEISAHTDARGTESYNQWLSEKRLERTLNYLEDKGVSSERLKGKAKGETELTNNCTDGVRCTEAEHQENRRSEFLIVEF, from the coding sequence ATGAGAACCAGATTATTAATTTCACTAAGTATGATTTTTGCTATGGGCAATTTCGCCATGGCACAGGAAGACTTACAAATTACTTCCAAAGACAGTATTGTTGAAAGCTCTTGGATTGTTGGAATAGGATTTAATGCCGTTGATGATTCCGGAAACGTCTTTGATGGATTGTTTAATATAAGCGATGAATGGAACATATTGCCCTATCCTTCGAGAGTAAGTTTAGGTAGATATTTCAAAAGTGGACTTGGCTTAGAGGCTATAGGTAGCATTAATAAATATAAGGAAGGTAAAATCATAGACGCACGGGTCAATCTGGAAGAGTCCAATTATTATGCTTTGGATGCTAGAGTTACCTATGATTTGAACAAAATTATTGGGGAAACGGCTTGGTTCGATCCTTACGTTGGGGTTGGAGCCGGCTATACTGAGGCTAATAACCTTGGAAGAGGTACCTATAATGCTATTGTTGGTTTTAGAACATGGTTCTCCGATAAATGGGGATTGGACTTTAATTCATCAGGTAAATGGGCTATGAGTCAATCAGATGGAGCTACCAACCACATTCAACACGCCGTAGGAGTTGTATATCAATTTGGTATTGAAAAAGGCCTTTCAAAAAGAGGTGAGGAAAAGATGGAACTGCTTGCAGCTATTGAAAAGGAAAAGCAAAGACAGGCCGATTCCATTGCGGAAGTGAATAGGCAGAAGGAGGAAGCTCTTTTGGCTGAGCGTTTGAAAAAGGAAAAAGAGGCAGCTGAACTTGCCACTGCTGAAAAGGCAGCCAAGGATCAAAGAGAAGCTGATTTAAAAAATATTCAAAAACAAATAGAAGGTTTAGGGAAGGTTTACTTTAAACTAAATTCTTCCTATCTCACTTCAAGAGACAAAGAGTTGCTAGATAGCCTTACAGAGATTTTAATGAATCATGATTCCGTTGTGCTGGAAATTTCAGCCCATACAGATGCCCGTGGAACCGAATCATATAATCAGTGGCTGTCCGAAAAACGTCTGGAGCGCACTTTAAATTATCTTGAGGATAAGGGGGTGTCTTCTGAGCGATTGAAAGGTAAGGCCAAAGGGGAAACGGAACTTACGAACAATTGTACCGATGGTGTAAGATGTACGGAGGCAGAGCATCAGGAAAATAGAAGGTCGGAATTTTTGATTGTTGAGTTTTAA